The following DNA comes from Novosphingobium sp. PP1Y.
GCCCTGTCGGTCTTGGCGACGACAAGGAGGCCGGAGGTGTCCTTGTCGATTCGGTGAACGATGCCGGGACGGGCGACGCCGCCGATTCCCGAAAGCTGGCCGCGGCAGTGGTGGAGCAGGGCGTTGACCAGCGTTCCGTCGAGATTGCCGGCTGCCGGATGAACGACGAGCCCGGCCGGCTTGTCGATGACGATGAGGTACTCGTCCTCGAACACGACATTGAGCGGGATGTCCTGCGCAACGGCTTCGGCGGGCACCGCTGCGGGCACGCGAATCGTAAAGGGCGTGCCTTCGCTCACCTTGAGCGAGGCTTGCGTCGCGGATTTTCCGTCCAGCGTTACGCGGCCATCGCCCAGCAGCGCCTTGACCCGCTCACGCGAGAGGCCGCTCGCTTCGGCCAGCGTCTTGTCCAGCCTCCCGCCGCCCGGGCCGATGCAGCCCTCGATCAGATCTTCAGTGATGTTGGAACTGGCCCCCATTGTGGCTAGGATTTGGGGATGGTCGTCGAAGTGACAAGTGCCGTTCTGGCAAGATTGCTCGAAGAAGCGCAAAAGGCGGCTCCGTGTGAATGTTGCGGGGTGCTGATGGGGCAGGGAACGCGCATAGATGAGGTGCGCGCAGCCGCCAATCTGGCGCCCGAGCCCGAGCGCCAGTTCGAGATCGATCCTCTGGTCCTGCTCGCCTCGCACAAGGAAGCGCGCGCGGGCGGCAGGCAGGTCGTGGGCTATTACCATTCGCATCCGGTCGGTCATCCGGTCCCCTCGGCAACCGACTGTGAACACGCTTCGGGCGACCGGCGGGTCTGGGCAATCGTTGCCGGAGAGCAAGTTGCTCTCTGGATGGACGCCGCTGAAGGCTTCGAGAGGATAGAAATGCGCGTTACCGAAGCTTGAAGCGGGGCATTTCGAAGAAATCCACCGGCATTCGGAACGGTCGAACGGAATTCGTCGGCCACGCCGGTTGCTTTCTGGCGCCAGAGCGGGAAAGGTCCCCCGCAAACGGGGTGGTGATTGCGCGGGCGGCGATGGTCGCCGACCTGCAGGCAATTGCCTGAAACCCGGACTGAAAAAAACGAGAGCCTTTGATTGATGACCATCAGTCCCGTCGAACTTGCCAGCCTCCTGTGTTCGCGCCTTTGCCATGACATGCTCAGCCCGGTCGGTGC
Coding sequences within:
- a CDS encoding Mov34/MPN/PAD-1 family protein, which translates into the protein MVVEVTSAVLARLLEEAQKAAPCECCGVLMGQGTRIDEVRAAANLAPEPERQFEIDPLVLLASHKEARAGGRQVVGYYHSHPVGHPVPSATDCEHASGDRRVWAIVAGEQVALWMDAAEGFERIEMRVTEA
- a CDS encoding RluA family pseudouridine synthase, translating into MGASSNITEDLIEGCIGPGGGRLDKTLAEASGLSRERVKALLGDGRVTLDGKSATQASLKVSEGTPFTIRVPAAVPAEAVAQDIPLNVVFEDEYLIVIDKPAGLVVHPAAGNLDGTLVNALLHHCRGQLSGIGGVARPGIVHRIDKDTSGLLVVAKTDRAHEGLAAQFADHSIERAYKAIVGGHPLPITGTVTGAIGRSSSNRKKMAIVEEGRGKHAVTHYRTIERLRNAALVECRLETGRTHQVRVHMSSIGHPLLGDPVYGRTPSALRPILQRLQFSRQALHAAELGFIHPVKKEKVHFVSPVPADMAALIDELQN